A genomic region of Salinibacter pepae contains the following coding sequences:
- the bshC gene encoding bacillithiol biosynthesis cysteine-adding enzyme BshC — protein MPSPSERTAHRTSPGALGAFPDLFVDYCTDFDAVADFYPGDWRSRPARRAAATAAAERPADREGLADTLLDQNERWGLDERTRSHIEALRAPDSIAVVTGQQVGLFTGPLYTIYKTITTLQLVEEWADQTGRPVVPVFWVEGEDHDFEEIAAAHVLQRNEVVPLSYEPGVDDNPGAVGRLALTDGIQDVVDRLDEALPPSDFKPAVMEQVRAAYQPGTRLEDAFARLMRSLFEDDGLVFMNPDDARLKALTRPLFRRDIEDPRASVAPVNAAGRALRDRGYHAQVNARPTNLFWLGDDGRWAIDLEDENAFRLRGTDRTFSRSDLLHRLDETPERFSPNVVLRPLMQDHLLPTAAYVAGPGEVSYFAQYEGVYDWADLDMPLIHPRASVSLVEGKVQKVLDKYGLSVSDFRDGLEPLFQDVVVDTMEVDVDALFSEALPQLHQTLNALKPEVEAVDRTLGASTEATRSAIMDEMASLKQKVVRAEKRQQDEVRAQLKKAHTNLRPDGTLQERTVNVLYYLNKYSPALLDDLRHALRTDTSAHQVVDV, from the coding sequence ATGCCGTCCCCCTCCGAGCGCACTGCACACCGCACCTCGCCCGGTGCCCTCGGCGCCTTCCCCGACCTGTTCGTCGACTACTGCACCGACTTCGACGCGGTGGCGGACTTTTATCCGGGCGACTGGCGGTCCCGCCCGGCGCGCCGGGCGGCGGCCACGGCGGCGGCCGAGCGCCCCGCCGACCGCGAGGGGCTCGCCGACACGCTGCTCGACCAGAACGAGCGCTGGGGCCTCGACGAACGCACCCGCTCGCACATTGAGGCCCTGCGGGCCCCGGACAGCATCGCCGTGGTGACGGGCCAGCAGGTGGGGCTGTTTACGGGGCCGCTCTACACCATCTACAAGACCATCACCACACTCCAGCTGGTCGAGGAGTGGGCGGACCAGACGGGCCGCCCCGTCGTCCCCGTCTTCTGGGTGGAGGGCGAGGACCACGACTTCGAAGAGATTGCCGCGGCGCACGTCCTCCAGCGCAACGAGGTCGTGCCCCTCTCCTACGAGCCCGGCGTGGACGACAATCCCGGGGCGGTCGGGCGACTCGCCCTGACCGACGGGATCCAGGACGTGGTCGACCGGCTCGACGAGGCCCTGCCCCCCTCCGACTTTAAGCCGGCAGTGATGGAACAGGTGCGCGCCGCCTACCAGCCCGGCACCCGCCTCGAGGATGCCTTCGCCCGCCTGATGCGCTCCCTCTTCGAGGACGACGGGCTCGTGTTCATGAACCCCGACGATGCCCGCCTCAAAGCACTGACCCGCCCCCTCTTCCGGCGCGACATTGAGGACCCGCGGGCCTCCGTCGCCCCGGTGAACGCGGCCGGTCGGGCGCTCCGCGATCGGGGCTACCACGCACAGGTCAACGCCCGCCCGACCAACCTCTTCTGGCTCGGCGACGACGGCCGCTGGGCAATCGACCTGGAGGACGAAAACGCCTTTCGGCTCCGCGGCACGGACCGGACGTTCTCCCGCTCCGATCTGCTCCATCGCCTAGACGAGACGCCCGAACGCTTCAGTCCCAACGTCGTCCTGCGTCCGCTGATGCAGGACCACCTCTTGCCGACCGCCGCGTACGTTGCGGGCCCCGGCGAGGTGTCCTACTTCGCCCAGTATGAGGGGGTCTACGACTGGGCCGACCTCGACATGCCCCTTATTCACCCACGGGCGAGTGTGTCCCTGGTGGAGGGCAAGGTACAGAAGGTGCTCGACAAGTACGGCCTGTCGGTTTCGGACTTTCGGGACGGCCTGGAGCCGCTCTTTCAGGACGTGGTCGTCGACACGATGGAGGTCGACGTGGACGCCCTCTTCTCGGAGGCCCTGCCGCAGCTCCACCAGACCCTCAATGCCCTGAAGCCCGAGGTGGAAGCCGTAGACCGGACGCTCGGCGCCTCCACCGAGGCGACGCGGTCGGCAATCATGGACGAGATGGCGTCCCTGAAGCAGAAGGTCGTCCGGGCCGAAAAACGGCAGCAGGACGAGGTCCGAGCGCAGCTTAAGAAGGCCCACACGAACCTGCGCCCGGACGGGACGCTCCAGGAACGCACGGTCAACGTGCTGTACTACCTCAACAAGTACAGCCCGGCCCTGCTCGACGACCTGCGGCACGCGCTCCGGACCGATACCTCTGCCCACCAGGTCGTGGACGTATAG
- a CDS encoding bifunctional nuclease family protein, with product MDFTRVDIIGLSTSPSSGGAYALVLGEVEGNRRLPIIIGAFEAQAIALELEKIQPPRPMTHDLLRDTFEAVEVDVEEVVIDELREGTFFAKIRYRHDGEEHQLDSRPSDAVALAVRVDAPIFVAPAVLDEAGIVAEDESDISSLAEQAEETSPSEEEEGTELEQMQKQLEEAVEAEDYERAAELRDEIQRLEQEQQQNQN from the coding sequence ATGGATTTTACTCGGGTAGATATCATTGGTCTCTCCACGAGCCCTTCCAGCGGAGGGGCCTACGCCCTTGTGCTCGGAGAGGTCGAAGGCAACCGCCGTCTGCCAATTATCATCGGAGCGTTTGAGGCCCAGGCGATTGCGCTGGAGCTGGAAAAGATTCAGCCCCCGCGCCCAATGACGCACGACCTGCTGCGCGACACGTTTGAGGCGGTGGAGGTGGACGTCGAAGAGGTCGTGATCGACGAGCTTCGGGAGGGCACCTTCTTCGCCAAGATCCGGTACCGCCACGACGGCGAAGAGCACCAGCTCGACTCCCGCCCCAGCGACGCCGTGGCACTCGCCGTTCGCGTGGACGCGCCCATCTTCGTCGCCCCCGCGGTGCTGGACGAGGCCGGCATCGTCGCCGAAGACGAGTCGGACATCTCCTCGCTCGCCGAGCAGGCCGAGGAGACGTCCCCCTCGGAGGAGGAAGAGGGCACCGAACTCGAACAGATGCAGAAACAGCTCGAGGAGGCCGTGGAGGCGGAAGACTACGAACGGGCCGCCGAGCTCCGCGACGAAATCCAGCGCCTGGAGCAGGAGCAGCAGCAGAACCAAAACTAG
- a CDS encoding HD domain-containing protein: MEDGPPPEGLFSPLIEHAIELSAQWHDGTYRKGVWRDPAFEVPEGEEIQIPVIAHLAAVASIVRRAGWGETAVAAAYLHDAIEDMNQHGQRLRRKQLRDAVGADVARLVVQVSEQKLDDDGQMRPWRARKEDYLEGIRTGRPDAAAISLADKIHNLWSITQSLQADEDIFSALSGDAEAQRWFHAAVLEASTPHDDPRLPPMRERLQTEIDRYEAALRPAA, translated from the coding sequence ATGGAGGACGGCCCACCCCCGGAGGGTCTCTTTAGCCCACTCATTGAACACGCCATTGAGCTGTCGGCCCAGTGGCACGACGGCACCTACCGGAAGGGCGTCTGGCGCGACCCGGCGTTCGAGGTGCCCGAGGGCGAGGAGATCCAAATCCCGGTCATCGCCCACCTTGCCGCCGTGGCCTCCATCGTGCGCCGGGCGGGCTGGGGCGAAACGGCCGTGGCCGCCGCCTACCTGCACGACGCGATTGAGGACATGAACCAGCACGGCCAGCGGCTGCGCCGCAAGCAGCTCCGCGACGCCGTGGGGGCGGACGTGGCCCGGCTCGTGGTTCAGGTCTCCGAGCAGAAGCTGGACGACGACGGGCAGATGCGGCCCTGGCGGGCCCGCAAGGAGGACTACCTCGAGGGCATCCGCACGGGCCGACCGGACGCCGCCGCCATCAGCCTGGCCGACAAGATTCACAACCTGTGGTCCATCACCCAGAGCCTGCAGGCGGACGAGGACATCTTTTCGGCCCTCAGCGGCGACGCCGAGGCGCAGCGGTGGTTTCACGCGGCCGTTCTGGAGGCGTCCACCCCCCACGACGACCCGCGCCTCCCCCCGATGCGCGAGCGGCTGCAGACGGAAATCGACCGGTACGAGGCGGCCCTCCGCCCCGCAGCTTAG
- a CDS encoding TonB-dependent receptor: MPRLLCVVVVLMGAVGGGMEARAQVPIVIRVDEAPLTAALEEVRAQTDLDLVYAERLVEDRTASCSYTGTDRGAALACVLDGTGVRAERVRRGQYVLVARPDDERNAEATPRASLKGYVLDAETGERLPGAHVYLTQLKAGATTNQDGYFVMSGLPPEDYRVRISYLGYQSVDTTLTAGAGPARISLAGTSIQSEGVVVEAGSTSVDDNERLPGMRSVALNQLGRLPSFGEPDLFRALQWTPGIRKSGVTSGGLSVRGGNPDQNLYLLDGAPVYHPWHAFSLISTFQTQTLRSTELYRGTFPVEHGGRLSAVLDAQMKDGSRRAPKAVAGLSVFSGRFRVESPLTESTSFMVSGRRSYLDKLIGRRHPVTGDNGRRDTLRTGYYFFDTSAKLTHRFGPNHRLSLSYYHGGDDLDLRLPFDLSLDFSSWLRPPDLLFEVAQNWDNRVVSAQHRYLAGDDLFLTTTGYYSGYRAQEASFVQPTTTASLTSDYRVRLSDAGGKVQANYHHSVSHEWTGGLEVSTLQFESTLNSTLQRSSGTSSRRVQDSRVAAAKVVGYLQDTWTPTPQWTVESGVRASYFSGGDYVHLAPRLSAQHVVHPRWLVVEGSVGLHVQHLQRLRDRYSLAYDLVSSRWIPASDRVRPATGGQLGLGTYTQLRPGWSLELDAYARETRDILVPADVFQEKEGIEGPGIEIGALLGQYVTGTERAFGLEFSTRYEQGPWRARLGLSMGRTFIQAPARSGLRWRPSGLDVPVSVRSTLGWTGAHWQATVAAELRSGYPITVPEARYKLGDPTAPTPTSYLYRPQVHNGRLPPYLRVDLTVGYQFQLLSADWTAAVDISNVTNRDNVLDRTYRPTETGVDVNRQQGLPILPLVELEMRL; the protein is encoded by the coding sequence GTGCCGCGCCTTCTCTGTGTCGTTGTTGTCCTGATGGGGGCCGTCGGGGGGGGCATGGAGGCCCGCGCGCAGGTGCCCATCGTCATTCGTGTCGACGAGGCCCCACTGACGGCAGCGCTCGAAGAGGTGCGCGCCCAGACGGACCTTGATCTCGTCTACGCCGAGCGGCTCGTGGAAGACCGCACGGCGAGCTGCTCGTATACGGGAACGGACCGGGGGGCCGCGCTCGCATGCGTGCTCGACGGCACGGGCGTCCGGGCCGAGCGGGTGCGCCGGGGGCAATACGTGCTCGTGGCCCGGCCCGACGACGAGCGCAACGCAGAGGCCACGCCACGCGCCTCGCTCAAAGGGTACGTGCTGGACGCAGAGACGGGCGAGCGCCTGCCGGGCGCGCACGTCTACCTAACCCAACTGAAGGCCGGCGCGACGACGAACCAGGACGGCTACTTCGTGATGTCCGGCCTGCCCCCCGAAGACTATAGGGTGCGCATTTCGTACCTGGGGTACCAGTCCGTAGACACCACGCTCACGGCCGGGGCCGGGCCCGCCCGCATCTCGTTGGCCGGCACGTCCATCCAGTCGGAAGGCGTCGTCGTGGAAGCCGGGTCCACGAGTGTCGACGACAACGAACGTCTCCCGGGCATGCGGTCCGTCGCCCTGAACCAGCTGGGCCGGCTGCCCTCGTTCGGGGAGCCGGACCTCTTCCGTGCCCTTCAGTGGACGCCCGGCATCCGAAAGTCGGGCGTGACGAGCGGGGGGCTCAGTGTGCGGGGGGGCAACCCTGATCAAAACCTCTACCTCCTCGACGGCGCCCCCGTCTATCACCCGTGGCACGCCTTCAGCCTGATCTCGACGTTCCAGACCCAGACGCTCCGCTCCACCGAGCTCTACCGCGGGACCTTTCCCGTAGAGCACGGGGGGCGCCTGTCGGCCGTGCTCGATGCGCAGATGAAGGACGGAAGCCGACGCGCGCCGAAGGCCGTCGCGGGGCTCAGCGTGTTCAGCGGACGGTTTCGCGTCGAATCGCCCCTCACGGAGTCGACCTCGTTTATGGTGTCGGGGCGGCGCTCGTATCTCGACAAGCTCATCGGGCGGCGCCATCCGGTGACGGGGGACAATGGGCGCCGCGACACCCTCCGGACGGGGTACTACTTCTTCGACACCAGCGCGAAGCTCACGCACCGCTTTGGGCCGAACCACCGGCTTTCGCTCAGCTACTACCACGGGGGGGACGACCTCGATCTGCGCCTCCCGTTTGATCTGTCCCTGGATTTTTCTTCCTGGCTGCGCCCGCCCGATCTCCTGTTTGAGGTGGCCCAGAATTGGGACAATCGGGTCGTCAGCGCACAGCACCGCTATCTTGCCGGCGATGACCTGTTTCTTACCACGACAGGGTATTACTCCGGGTATCGGGCCCAGGAGGCGTCGTTCGTGCAGCCGACCACGACCGCATCGCTCACGTCCGACTACCGGGTCCGGCTCTCCGACGCAGGGGGGAAGGTGCAGGCCAACTATCACCACTCGGTGAGCCACGAGTGGACCGGAGGGCTCGAAGTCTCTACACTGCAATTCGAGAGCACGCTCAACAGCACCCTGCAGCGGTCGAGCGGAACGTCCAGCCGCCGCGTCCAGGACAGCCGCGTCGCCGCCGCGAAAGTGGTGGGGTATCTGCAGGACACCTGGACCCCGACGCCCCAGTGGACCGTGGAGTCGGGGGTGCGGGCGAGTTATTTCAGCGGGGGGGATTACGTACACCTCGCGCCCCGGCTCAGTGCGCAGCACGTGGTGCATCCGCGGTGGCTCGTCGTGGAGGGCAGCGTGGGCCTGCACGTGCAGCACCTGCAGCGCCTGCGAGATCGGTACTCGCTGGCGTACGACCTGGTATCGAGTCGATGGATCCCGGCGAGTGACCGCGTCCGGCCCGCAACCGGGGGGCAGTTGGGACTCGGGACGTACACGCAGTTGCGGCCCGGATGGAGCCTGGAGCTGGACGCCTACGCCCGGGAAACCCGCGACATCCTCGTGCCGGCCGACGTGTTTCAGGAGAAAGAGGGCATCGAGGGCCCGGGAATTGAGATTGGGGCACTGCTCGGCCAGTACGTGACCGGCACCGAGCGGGCCTTTGGCCTCGAATTCAGCACGCGCTACGAGCAGGGCCCGTGGCGGGCCCGGCTGGGACTGAGCATGGGCCGGACGTTTATCCAGGCCCCGGCCCGATCGGGCCTTCGGTGGCGGCCGTCGGGCCTGGACGTGCCGGTATCGGTCCGCAGTACGCTCGGGTGGACAGGGGCACACTGGCAGGCGACCGTGGCTGCGGAGCTGCGCAGCGGATATCCCATCACGGTGCCGGAGGCGCGCTACAAGCTGGGCGATCCCACGGCCCCCACACCGACGTCGTACCTGTACCGCCCGCAGGTGCACAACGGGCGGCTCCCCCCGTACCTCCGGGTGGACCTGACCGTGGGCTATCAGTTCCAATTGCTGTCCGCGGACTGGACCGCCGCGGTGGACATCTCCAACGTTACCAACCGCGACAACGTCCTGGATCGGACGTACCGGCCCACCGAGACGGGCGTTGACGTCAACCGTCAGCAGGGGCTGCCGATTCTTCCCCTGGTGGAGCTGGAGATGCGACTGTAG
- the hisC gene encoding histidinol-phosphate transaminase, producing the protein MAVAPDSPSLDDVLQHIRPAVRDRSEYIVDMPEGIDVKLNQNESPFDLPAGLKQELLDAHAQVEMNRYPSEQPEALRHALAEYDGVDPDQILVGNGSNEITYTFGLAFLDPGDPVVLPRPMFSLYEKVMRLQEADLTIVPPQDDFGFDADALATAAAETDAVLTILTTPNNPTGLAMTLDELEQVVTASSGFVVIDEAYVEFNPEGTAIDLLERHPNVLILRTLSKGFGLAGARLGYLLAHPAVVTELMKARLPFMVDRFAEQTALAVLRRPDLIEDRVSRIEASITTLTEALQAMEGVEVVPSQANFVVFTTPLPADTLQDRLADRGVLVRNMGGYPELEGYLRVSAGTEKENNAFLDALDVSLEEAGAISEV; encoded by the coding sequence ATGGCCGTTGCCCCCGACTCTCCGTCCCTCGACGACGTGCTCCAGCACATCCGGCCCGCCGTGCGGGACCGGAGCGAGTACATCGTGGACATGCCGGAGGGGATTGACGTAAAGCTCAACCAGAACGAAAGCCCTTTTGACCTGCCGGCGGGCCTCAAACAGGAGCTCCTCGACGCCCACGCGCAGGTGGAGATGAACCGGTATCCCTCCGAGCAGCCGGAGGCCCTGCGCCATGCGCTCGCCGAGTACGACGGCGTCGATCCCGACCAGATCCTCGTCGGCAACGGCTCCAACGAAATCACCTACACCTTCGGCCTCGCCTTCTTGGACCCGGGCGACCCGGTGGTCCTGCCCCGCCCGATGTTCTCCCTCTACGAGAAGGTGATGCGCCTGCAGGAGGCCGACCTCACCATCGTGCCGCCCCAGGACGACTTTGGGTTCGACGCGGATGCCCTCGCCACGGCCGCGGCGGAGACCGACGCCGTTCTGACCATCCTCACCACTCCGAACAACCCCACGGGGCTGGCCATGACGCTCGACGAGCTCGAGCAGGTCGTCACGGCGAGCTCCGGGTTCGTGGTGATCGACGAGGCGTACGTGGAGTTCAACCCGGAGGGCACCGCCATCGACCTGCTTGAGCGACACCCCAACGTGCTGATTCTCCGCACGCTCTCGAAGGGGTTCGGGCTGGCGGGCGCGCGGCTCGGGTACCTGCTCGCCCACCCCGCCGTGGTGACGGAGCTCATGAAGGCGCGCCTGCCCTTCATGGTGGACCGGTTCGCCGAGCAGACGGCCCTGGCGGTGCTGCGGCGCCCCGACCTGATTGAGGACCGCGTATCGCGCATCGAGGCCTCGATTACAACCCTTACCGAGGCCCTGCAGGCGATGGAGGGGGTCGAGGTGGTGCCCTCGCAGGCGAATTTCGTCGTCTTCACCACCCCACTGCCGGCCGATACGCTGCAGGACCGGCTGGCGGACCGCGGCGTTCTGGTCCGCAACATGGGCGGGTATCCGGAGCTGGAGGGGTATCTGCGCGTCAGTGCGGGGACCGAGAAGGAGAACAACGCGTTTCTGGACGCGTTGGACGTTTCGCTTGAAGAGGCGGGTGCAATCTCTGAGGTATAG
- a CDS encoding purine-nucleoside phosphorylase has translation MRSDPAVYDDEALDAARAAVRGRVGWAPEMALILGSGLGRLAEAADETTVVPAAEIPGYPESTVEGHSGKLVFGALEDTRVVFVQGRVHLYEGYPVQKIAMPVRLVHALGADRMLVTNSAGGINRTFDPGTLMFITSHLNMAFASPGVGAGAGPARQRPEGEQAPFYEPGWTDRAEQVALDLGLDARRGTYAWTLGPSYETKAEVRALEQLGADAVGMSTVPEVIQAHQLGMAVLGLSTITNPAAGLAPGGLDHDEVLEVSERVRGDLMTLVRGIVRVADA, from the coding sequence ATGCGTTCCGACCCCGCTGTGTACGACGATGAAGCCCTCGATGCTGCGAGGGCGGCGGTGCGGGGGCGCGTCGGCTGGGCCCCCGAGATGGCGCTCATTCTGGGGTCGGGGCTGGGGCGCCTGGCGGAGGCGGCGGACGAGACGACGGTCGTGCCCGCCGCCGAGATTCCGGGCTATCCGGAGTCGACCGTGGAGGGGCACAGCGGGAAACTCGTGTTTGGCGCCCTGGAGGACACCCGGGTCGTCTTTGTGCAGGGGCGGGTGCACCTCTACGAAGGGTACCCGGTGCAGAAGATCGCGATGCCGGTGCGGCTGGTGCACGCCCTGGGGGCCGACCGTATGCTCGTCACCAACTCGGCCGGCGGCATCAACCGCACCTTCGACCCGGGCACGCTCATGTTCATCACGAGCCACCTTAACATGGCGTTCGCCAGTCCAGGGGTCGGCGCCGGGGCGGGGCCGGCCCGTCAGCGACCGGAGGGGGAGCAGGCTCCCTTCTACGAGCCGGGGTGGACGGATCGGGCCGAGCAGGTGGCCCTCGATTTGGGGCTGGACGCACGGCGGGGCACCTACGCCTGGACCCTGGGGCCGAGCTACGAGACGAAGGCAGAAGTGCGGGCGCTGGAGCAGCTGGGCGCCGACGCGGTGGGGATGAGCACGGTGCCGGAGGTGATTCAGGCGCACCAATTGGGGATGGCGGTCCTCGGCCTGTCGACGATCACGAACCCCGCCGCGGGCCTGGCGCCCGGCGGCCTCGATCACGACGAGGTCCTCGAGGTGAGCGAGCGGGTGCGGGGGGATCTGATGACGCTGGTGCGGGGCATCGTGCGGGTGGCCGACGCGTAG
- a CDS encoding AI-2E family transporter encodes MPVSPDGAPSTFTFDRVVRFLLGAAAVGSIGWMVWYFAGIVLYLIVGGVLAYLLRPPVDYIQGLGVGRVPAILVAFAVFLGVIVVIVTSVVPFITRQVQDLSQLITIDTAAYVATLIEAQVQGVVPLEQGVLEENVRQAAESLMRGDLVEGQQVAETVSSVVSVFTNIVYAVVIVPFVTFFLLKDELRIRRSLLHLVPNRYFEVTLSILAKVELNIGRYFRALLVQGTAIAVIASTLLWIVGLRGAIAIGIFTGLANTIPYFGPFLGFLAGTLVGIAQTGDVSLVPGVALAMALTQLADNVLLQPLIFSRAAQTHPLVILFVVLAGAQLGGILGMLMAIPLTTTLRVIVEQLLWSLRNYRILRAG; translated from the coding sequence ATGCCCGTCTCCCCGGACGGGGCCCCCAGCACGTTCACGTTCGACCGGGTGGTTCGTTTTCTGCTCGGGGCCGCGGCCGTCGGGTCCATCGGGTGGATGGTGTGGTACTTCGCCGGCATTGTGCTGTACCTCATCGTCGGGGGGGTGCTCGCGTACCTGCTCCGGCCCCCCGTCGACTACATCCAGGGACTTGGCGTCGGACGGGTCCCGGCCATCCTGGTCGCCTTTGCGGTCTTTCTGGGCGTGATCGTGGTGATCGTGACGTCGGTGGTGCCGTTCATTACGCGTCAGGTCCAGGACTTGTCGCAGCTCATTACCATCGACACGGCCGCGTACGTGGCCACTCTCATCGAGGCGCAGGTTCAGGGCGTCGTTCCGCTGGAGCAAGGCGTCCTGGAGGAGAATGTCCGCCAGGCGGCCGAGTCGCTCATGCGGGGCGATCTGGTGGAGGGCCAACAGGTGGCCGAGACGGTGAGCTCTGTCGTGAGCGTCTTCACGAACATCGTGTACGCCGTCGTCATTGTGCCCTTCGTCACGTTTTTCCTACTCAAAGACGAGCTCCGGATCCGGCGGAGCCTCCTCCACCTCGTGCCCAACCGGTATTTCGAGGTCACGCTCTCGATCCTCGCGAAGGTGGAGCTGAACATTGGGCGCTACTTCCGGGCCCTGCTGGTGCAGGGGACGGCCATTGCGGTCATCGCGTCCACGCTCCTGTGGATCGTGGGCCTGCGAGGCGCCATCGCCATCGGCATCTTTACCGGCCTGGCCAACACGATTCCGTACTTCGGTCCGTTTCTGGGCTTCCTGGCGGGCACGCTCGTCGGCATCGCCCAGACGGGGGACGTGTCGCTGGTGCCGGGGGTGGCCCTCGCCATGGCCCTCACGCAGCTGGCGGACAACGTGCTGCTCCAGCCCCTCATCTTCTCGCGCGCCGCCCAGACCCACCCGCTCGTCATCCTCTTCGTGGTGCTGGCGGGCGCCCAGCTGGGCGGCATTCTGGGGATGCTGATGGCGATTCCCCTCACCACGACGCTGCGCGTGATCGTGGAGCAGCTGCTCTGGAGTCTCCGCAACTACCGGATCCTGCGGGCGGGGTAG
- a CDS encoding RecX family transcriptional regulator → MSEGTPAGTITRLDPQVNNENRVSVFIDDEFAFGVHEDLVVRHGLTVGTALTAEDVREIEADEQYVQAKQAALDYLAHKPRTETEVRRKLKRNDTPAFVIDDVVARLYELEYLDDEAYAHDYAHNRFSSKKYGPVRIRRELKERGIDRHLADAAVDTLFEDEDATAAAWEHAESRWPRLADEDDLRRRRQKMYRYLRRRGFTSETIRPILDELEREGGRSPV, encoded by the coding sequence ATGTCCGAGGGGACGCCGGCAGGAACGATTACGCGCCTTGACCCTCAGGTCAACAACGAGAACCGGGTGTCGGTCTTCATCGACGACGAGTTTGCATTCGGGGTGCATGAGGACCTCGTGGTCAGGCACGGCCTGACGGTCGGGACGGCCCTCACGGCGGAGGACGTGCGCGAGATTGAGGCCGACGAGCAGTACGTGCAGGCCAAGCAGGCGGCGCTCGACTACCTGGCGCACAAACCGCGCACGGAGACGGAGGTGCGCCGGAAACTCAAGCGGAACGACACGCCGGCGTTCGTGATCGACGACGTGGTTGCCCGTCTGTACGAACTGGAGTACCTGGACGACGAGGCCTACGCGCACGACTACGCCCACAACCGCTTTTCCAGCAAGAAGTACGGCCCGGTACGCATCCGACGCGAGTTGAAAGAGCGGGGCATCGACCGGCACCTGGCCGACGCGGCGGTCGACACGCTTTTTGAGGACGAAGACGCAACTGCGGCGGCCTGGGAGCACGCCGAATCCCGGTGGCCGCGGCTGGCCGACGAGGACGACCTGCGTCGTCGCCGGCAGAAAATGTACCGGTATCTCCGCCGCCGCGGCTTCACGTCCGAAACCATCCGTCCCATCCTCGACGAGCTGGAGCGAGAGGGGGGGCGCTCTCCCGTGTAG